In Saccharolobus solfataricus, a genomic segment contains:
- a CDS encoding PD-(D/E)XK nuclease family protein, giving the protein MSLEEEIKKVLLNNPSILVDVLTAKPEIVYQVLARLTPWQSLATKQDVERLDKEIEEVKKTMATKQDVERLDKEIEEVKKTMATKQDVERLDKEIEEVKKTMATKEDLKRLETIITGLGARWGILNEDSFRQGISEILSNSGWKISREVLYDRDGYVYDEPSDVEYDIVVKDSSVILVEITSSIRRGDLPTIKKKKEFYEKVKNIKVNLVYVITPFIHDRYPERIKAMAKDMGIEIIYPSS; this is encoded by the coding sequence GTGAGCTTAGAAGAAGAAATTAAAAAAGTACTACTTAATAATCCATCGATATTAGTGGATGTCCTAACTGCTAAACCAGAGATAGTTTATCAAGTTTTGGCTAGGCTAACACCATGGCAAAGCCTGGCTACAAAGCAAGATGTCGAAAGACTAGACAAAGAAATAGAAGAGGTCAAGAAAACAATGGCTACAAAGCAAGATGTCGAAAGACTAGACAAAGAAATAGAAGAGGTCAAGAAAACAATGGCTACAAAGCAAGATGTCGAAAGACTAGACAAAGAAATAGAAGAGGTCAAGAAAACAATGGCTACAAAAGAGGACTTAAAGAGGTTAGAAACTATTATTACTGGTCTTGGGGCTAGATGGGGAATTTTGAATGAGGATTCATTTAGGCAAGGGATTAGTGAGATTTTGAGTAATAGTGGTTGGAAAATCTCTAGAGAGGTCCTTTATGATAGGGATGGATATGTTTATGATGAACCATCTGATGTTGAATATGATATTGTAGTTAAAGACAGTAGTGTCATACTGGTTGAGATCACTTCCTCTATAAGGAGAGGGGATTTACCAACAATAAAGAAGAAGAAGGAGTTCTACGAAAAAGTCAAGAATATTAAGGTTAACTTAGTTTACGTTATAACACCCTTTATTCATGACAGATACCCAGAAAGAATCAAGGCAATGGCTAAGGATATGGGGATAGAAATAATATACCCCTCAAGTTGA
- a CDS encoding IS110-like element ISC1228 family transposase, with translation MVEMGIEAKSSGEGVTSPYSRTEHCENIHEYRCDTRVGVIGIDVSKEHLVTSKGRVRKFTNNEKGYEEILTMKPNIIVIEPTGVYSTRPCQYFKERGVKVLLVSPTLLWKEKDVRGKKTDFYDAEKLENMVNKAREYVNNPLKELVSLYLFMKDVQTKQENRLRRALFLVSDEEKLSEERLEKFSKGDFSDVKLYQLEYTGTVLREIQVLARTLLQTREELKEVRKMIEGNVPQDHVLLTIPGIGKLAAGIIIGIVGDIKRFPRPESFVAYCGLDPVVERSGRIEVRKGISKRGNKYLRSLFYFLAETQYSRNPTLLKFYETHKDKLKGRKLYTALAGKLARIVWSVWYNNKPYEVK, from the coding sequence ATGGTCGAGATGGGAATTGAAGCAAAGTCTTCGGGCGAGGGCGTGACGAGCCCCTACAGTCGGACTGAACATTGTGAAAATATTCACGAATATAGGTGTGACACAAGGGTAGGGGTAATTGGAATAGACGTATCAAAAGAACACTTGGTAACAAGTAAGGGGAGGGTGAGGAAATTCACAAACAACGAGAAGGGCTACGAAGAAATACTAACCATGAAGCCAAACATCATCGTAATAGAACCCACAGGAGTATACTCAACAAGACCTTGCCAATACTTCAAAGAAAGAGGAGTGAAAGTCCTACTAGTCAGTCCTACCTTGCTATGGAAAGAAAAGGACGTAAGGGGAAAGAAAACAGATTTTTACGACGCAGAAAAACTTGAAAACATGGTAAATAAGGCTAGAGAATACGTTAACAACCCCTTAAAAGAGTTAGTATCACTCTACCTCTTCATGAAGGATGTGCAAACGAAACAAGAGAACAGGTTAAGGAGAGCTCTCTTCCTCGTGAGCGACGAGGAGAAGTTGAGCGAGGAGAGATTGGAGAAGTTCTCTAAGGGAGACTTCTCTGACGTAAAACTGTATCAACTGGAATACACTGGTACAGTACTACGTGAGATTCAAGTCCTAGCGAGAACACTACTTCAAACGCGAGAAGAGTTGAAGGAGGTGAGGAAAATGATAGAGGGTAATGTGCCTCAAGACCACGTGTTACTCACGATTCCCGGAATAGGGAAACTGGCAGCTGGGATTATAATTGGGATTGTGGGTGATATTAAGCGCTTCCCAAGACCTGAATCCTTCGTTGCTTATTGCGGTTTAGACCCGGTGGTTGAGAGGAGTGGTAGGATTGAGGTTAGAAAGGGTATCTCCAAGAGGGGTAACAAGTATTTGCGTAGCTTGTTTTATTTCCTTGCCGAGACTCAATATTCGCGTAACCCAACTCTCCTTAAGTTCTACGAAACCCACAAGGATAAACTGAAGGGTAGGAAACTGTACACTGCCTTAGCTGGGAAGTTGGCTAGGATAGTGTGGAGTGTTTGGTATAATAATAAACCTTATGAGGTGAAGTGA
- a CDS encoding IS1/IS1595 family N-terminal zinc-binding domain-containing protein produces the protein MDLVTLAQLILMILRNLNLKPRKYELKDIALAAYSLGVQITKTGIPPSTLYYYLRKVGIRRRRESRPTCPSCNSNRVVKNGSSRGKAKYKCKACGRTFYDALKHRMDREQRERILKEYLNRMSMRAISRVEGKPLTTVYSLVRRVGIRAFTNLTILKGELKNFTAKFTVFDEFWTYFRVRHGVMREDLWIWTALADGVPFYEFGDRSYGTFRLGWLPRSEVNYTDYYCVYQVLDNRVAGKKYTYLVESHNSWCRLVRLARDTKAVTRSGRMAEYSLALLNVMYPHVFSRERTPLNEAYLKGVQYIRENLI, from the coding sequence ATGGACCTTGTAACCCTCGCACAATTAATACTTATGATTCTAAGAAATTTAAATCTTAAGCCGAGAAAGTACGAGCTAAAGGATATTGCATTAGCAGCCTACTCCTTGGGAGTTCAAATCACGAAAACAGGAATCCCACCATCAACCCTATACTACTACTTGAGGAAAGTAGGGATAAGGAGAAGAAGAGAAAGCAGACCAACATGCCCATCATGTAACTCTAACAGAGTAGTGAAGAACGGCTCATCTAGAGGGAAAGCAAAATACAAGTGTAAGGCGTGTGGAAGGACGTTTTACGACGCGTTAAAGCACAGAATGGATAGGGAACAGAGGGAGAGAATCTTAAAGGAGTACTTGAACAGGATGAGCATGAGGGCAATATCAAGAGTTGAAGGTAAACCATTGACTACTGTTTACAGCCTAGTGAGGAGGGTTGGGATAAGGGCCTTTACGAATCTAACGATCTTGAAGGGTGAGCTCAAGAATTTCACAGCTAAGTTTACAGTGTTTGACGAGTTCTGGACTTATTTCCGTGTTAGGCATGGGGTGATGAGGGAGGATTTGTGGATTTGGACTGCTCTTGCTGATGGTGTGCCTTTCTATGAGTTTGGGGATAGGAGTTATGGGACTTTTCGTTTGGGTTGGTTACCTAGGAGTGAGGTAAACTATACTGACTACTATTGTGTTTATCAAGTTCTCGATAATCGTGTAGCGGGTAAGAAGTATACTTATCTTGTGGAGAGTCATAATTCTTGGTGTAGGTTAGTGAGGCTGGCTAGGGATACTAAAGCTGTTACTAGGAGTGGGAGGATGGCGGAGTACAGTTTGGCCTTGTTGAATGTAATGTATCCTCACGTATTCTCAAGGGAGAGAACTCCCTTAAATGAGGCTTACTTGAAGGGAGTACAGTATATTAGAGAAAACTTGATATAA
- a CDS encoding nucleotidyltransferase family protein — MLKLSDYYEKLRKFNWASYDVYYAILFGSLAKKGEGNDLDIAVEFKRKSLEAYSKLYSDLVDYLGIEEVDLAIITDETDCFFIHEVFNNSLILHLEDYIRMHRRVIICEDFLIDVKKLNTIENSARALLRKWNL; from the coding sequence GTGCTAAAGCTTTCCGATTATTACGAGAAGTTAAGGAAGTTTAACTGGGCTTCATACGACGTTTACTATGCAATATTATTTGGTTCGTTGGCTAAAAAGGGAGAGGGAAATGATTTGGATATTGCTGTTGAATTTAAGAGGAAGAGTTTAGAGGCATATTCTAAATTATATTCGGACTTAGTTGACTACCTAGGAATTGAAGAAGTTGACTTAGCCATTATTACTGATGAAACTGATTGCTTCTTTATCCACGAAGTTTTCAATAATTCTCTGATCCTGCATTTAGAGGATTATATAAGGATGCATAGAAGAGTCATAATATGTGAAGACTTTTTAATTGACGTAAAGAAGTTGAATACTATTGAAAACTCAGCAAGAGCGTTGTTGAGAAAATGGAACTTATAA
- a CDS encoding DUF86 domain-containing protein, whose translation MLGISCKGYKDCVRRLKENELIGEDEEKFLIAVVGFRNIIVHEYSDIDLSIVEEILKERKYRKILQISLKIKQKISEVH comes from the coding sequence ATGTTAGGGATTTCTTGTAAAGGATATAAGGACTGTGTGAGAAGGCTTAAGGAAAATGAGCTCATTGGTGAAGATGAGGAGAAATTCCTTATTGCTGTTGTTGGATTTAGGAATATAATTGTTCATGAGTATAGTGATATAGATCTTAGCATAGTTGAAGAAATTTTGAAGGAGAGAAAATATAGAAAAATACTACAAATTTCTCTTAAAATAAAACAGAAGATTTCCGAAGTACACTAA